A window from Canis lupus baileyi chromosome 4, mCanLup2.hap1, whole genome shotgun sequence encodes these proteins:
- the RHOBTB1 gene encoding rho-related BTB domain-containing protein 1 isoform X1, whose product MDTDMDYERPNVETIKCVVVGDNAVGKTRLICARACNTTLTQYQLLATHVPTVWAIDQYRVCQEVLERSRDVVDEVSVSLRLWDTFGDHHKDRRFAYGRSDVVVLCFSIANPNSLNHVKTMWYQEIKHFCPRTPVVLVGCQLDLRYADLEAVNRARRPLARPIKRGDILPPEKGREVAKELGIPYYETSVFDQFGIKDVFDNAIRAALISRRHLQFWKSHLKKVQKPLLQAPFLPPKAPPPVIKVPECPSTGMSEAACLLDNPLCADVLFILQDQEHIFAHRIYLATSSSKFYDLFLMECEETPNSSEGAGEKEKKSRDFQGQALSLNPDEEREEGAPRTLQTSQWKSSSQSLSQQESLGLEAESSIPEMQTLSGWSKGFLDMHKEMQVNPVSKRLSPITVVRMDSSVQPGPFRTLLQFLYTGQLDEKEKDLVGLAQIAELLEMFDLRMMVENIMNKEAFMNQEITKAFHVRKANRIKECLSKGTFSDVTFRLDDGAISAHKPLLICSCRWMAAMFGGSFVESANSEVYLPNINKMSMQAVLDYLYTKQLSPNLDLDPLELIALANRFCLPHLVALAEQYAVQELTKAAMSGVGIDGEVLSYLELAQFHNAHQLAAWCLHHICTNYNSVCSKFRKEIKSKSADNQEYFERHRWPPVWYLKEEDHYQRVKREREKEDIALNKHHSRRKWCFWNSSPAVA is encoded by the exons ATGGACACTGACATGGACTACGAAAGACCGAACGTTGAAACCATCAAGTGTGTGGTCGTGGGAGACAACGCCGTGGGGAAGACACGCTTGATCTGTGCCAGAGCGTGTAATACGACGCTAACGCAGTATCAGCTGCTGGCTACCCATGTGCCTACCGTGTGGGCGATTGACCAGTACCGAGTGTGCCAGGAG GTCCTGGAGCGTTCCCGGGATGTTGTTGATGAAGTGAGCGTCTCTCTCAGGCTTTGGGACACTTTTGGAGATCATCACAAAGACAGGCGTTTTGCATATGGCAG GTCTGACGTTGTGGTCCTCTGTTTTTCGATCGCTAATCCCAATTCCCTAAATCATGTGAAAACCATGTGGTATCAAGAAATCAAGCACTTTTGCCCTCGCACACCTGTTGTTCTAGTTGGCTGCCAGCTAGATCTCCGCTATGCTGATCTTGAAGCTGTTAATCGAGCCAGACGCCCTTTAGCGAG GCCCATAAAGAGAGGGGATATTCTGCCCCCAGAAAAAGGCCGAGAGGTTGCCAAGGAACTCGGCATACCATACTATGAGACAAGCGTATTTGACCAGTTCGGCATCAAGGATGTGTTTGACAATGCAATCCGAGCAGCGCTGATTTCTCGCCGACACCTGCAGTTCTGGAAATCTCACCTAAAGAAAGTTCAGAAACCTTTACTTCAGGCACCATTCCTACCTCCAAAAGCCCCTCCACCAGTCATCAAAGTTCCAGAATGTCCCTCCACGGGGATGAGCGAAGCTGCCTGTTTACTGGACAATCCTCTGTGTGCCGATGTCCTGTTCATCCTTCAGGACCAGGAGCACATCTTTGCACATCGAATTTACCTCGCTACCTCCTCTTCCAaattttatgatctttttttaatggaatgtgAAGAAACCCCAAATTCGAGTGAAGGAGCtggtgagaaagagaagaagagccGGGATTTCCAGGGGCAGGCATTGAGCCTTAACCCGgatgaggaaagggaggaaggtgCCCCAAGGACACTTCAGACCAGTCAGTGGAAGTCCTCGAGCCAGAGCCTGTCCCAACAGGAGAGTCTGGGGCTGGAAGCTGAGAGCTCAATTCCAGAGATGCAGACTTTGTCAGGCTGGAGCAAGGGGTTCCTTGACATGCACAAGGAGATGCAAGTCAATCCTGTCTCCAAGCGGCTGAGCCCCATCACCGTGGTCAGAATGGACTCATCCGTCCAGCCAGGCCCTTTTCGGACCCTGCTCCAGTTCCTTTATACAGGACAACTGGATGAGAAGGAGAAGGATTTGGTGGGCCTGGCTCAGATTGCAGAGCTTCTAGAGATGTTTGATCTGAGGATGATGGTGGAAAACATCATGAACAAGGAAGCCTTCATGAACCAGGAGATTACCAAAGCATTTCACGTCAGGAAGGCCAATCGGATAAAAGAGTGTCTCAGCAAAGGGACATTCTCAG ATGTGACATTTAGGTTGGATGATGGAGCCATCAGCGCCCACAAACCGTTGCTGATCTGTAGCTGCAGGTGGATGGCTGCCATGTTTGGGGGCTCATTTGTGGAAAGCGCCAACAGCGAG GTATATCTCCCGAACATAAACAAGATGTCAATGCAAGCAGTATTGGATTATCTTTATACCAAGCAGTTGTCACCTAACTTGGACCTGGACCCACTGGAATTAATTGCCTTGGCAAACAGATTTTGCCTGCCACACTTGGTTGCCCTTGCAG aGCAGTATGCTGTTCAGGAGCTGACCAAGGCTGCGATGAGTGGTGTGGGCATTGATGGGGAAGTGCTCTCGTATTTGGAATTGGCCCAG TTCCACAACGCCCACCAGTTGGCCGCCTGGTGTTTGCACCACATCTGCACCAACTACAACAGTGTTTGTTCCAAGTTCCGCAAGGAGATCAAATCGAAGTCCGCAG ACAACCAGGAGTACTTTGAGCGGCACCGCTGGCCCCCCGTGTGGTACCTGAAGGAAGAAGACCACTACCAGCGAGTGAAAAGAGAACGGGAGAAGGAAGACATTGCACTAAACAAACATCACTCAAGACGAAAGTGGTGCTTCTGGAATTCGTCTCCAGCAGTCGCCTGA
- the RHOBTB1 gene encoding rho-related BTB domain-containing protein 1 isoform X2 — MAGCFDSFPHITSVLKKPHCYWSDVVVLCFSIANPNSLNHVKTMWYQEIKHFCPRTPVVLVGCQLDLRYADLEAVNRARRPLARPIKRGDILPPEKGREVAKELGIPYYETSVFDQFGIKDVFDNAIRAALISRRHLQFWKSHLKKVQKPLLQAPFLPPKAPPPVIKVPECPSTGMSEAACLLDNPLCADVLFILQDQEHIFAHRIYLATSSSKFYDLFLMECEETPNSSEGAGEKEKKSRDFQGQALSLNPDEEREEGAPRTLQTSQWKSSSQSLSQQESLGLEAESSIPEMQTLSGWSKGFLDMHKEMQVNPVSKRLSPITVVRMDSSVQPGPFRTLLQFLYTGQLDEKEKDLVGLAQIAELLEMFDLRMMVENIMNKEAFMNQEITKAFHVRKANRIKECLSKGTFSDVTFRLDDGAISAHKPLLICSCRWMAAMFGGSFVESANSEVYLPNINKMSMQAVLDYLYTKQLSPNLDLDPLELIALANRFCLPHLVALAEQYAVQELTKAAMSGVGIDGEVLSYLELAQFHNAHQLAAWCLHHICTNYNSVCSKFRKEIKSKSADNQEYFERHRWPPVWYLKEEDHYQRVKREREKEDIALNKHHSRRKWCFWNSSPAVA; from the exons ATGGCAG GGTGTTTTGACAGTTTTCCCCACATAACATCTGTACTTAAGAAGCCTCACTGCTATTG GTCTGACGTTGTGGTCCTCTGTTTTTCGATCGCTAATCCCAATTCCCTAAATCATGTGAAAACCATGTGGTATCAAGAAATCAAGCACTTTTGCCCTCGCACACCTGTTGTTCTAGTTGGCTGCCAGCTAGATCTCCGCTATGCTGATCTTGAAGCTGTTAATCGAGCCAGACGCCCTTTAGCGAG GCCCATAAAGAGAGGGGATATTCTGCCCCCAGAAAAAGGCCGAGAGGTTGCCAAGGAACTCGGCATACCATACTATGAGACAAGCGTATTTGACCAGTTCGGCATCAAGGATGTGTTTGACAATGCAATCCGAGCAGCGCTGATTTCTCGCCGACACCTGCAGTTCTGGAAATCTCACCTAAAGAAAGTTCAGAAACCTTTACTTCAGGCACCATTCCTACCTCCAAAAGCCCCTCCACCAGTCATCAAAGTTCCAGAATGTCCCTCCACGGGGATGAGCGAAGCTGCCTGTTTACTGGACAATCCTCTGTGTGCCGATGTCCTGTTCATCCTTCAGGACCAGGAGCACATCTTTGCACATCGAATTTACCTCGCTACCTCCTCTTCCAaattttatgatctttttttaatggaatgtgAAGAAACCCCAAATTCGAGTGAAGGAGCtggtgagaaagagaagaagagccGGGATTTCCAGGGGCAGGCATTGAGCCTTAACCCGgatgaggaaagggaggaaggtgCCCCAAGGACACTTCAGACCAGTCAGTGGAAGTCCTCGAGCCAGAGCCTGTCCCAACAGGAGAGTCTGGGGCTGGAAGCTGAGAGCTCAATTCCAGAGATGCAGACTTTGTCAGGCTGGAGCAAGGGGTTCCTTGACATGCACAAGGAGATGCAAGTCAATCCTGTCTCCAAGCGGCTGAGCCCCATCACCGTGGTCAGAATGGACTCATCCGTCCAGCCAGGCCCTTTTCGGACCCTGCTCCAGTTCCTTTATACAGGACAACTGGATGAGAAGGAGAAGGATTTGGTGGGCCTGGCTCAGATTGCAGAGCTTCTAGAGATGTTTGATCTGAGGATGATGGTGGAAAACATCATGAACAAGGAAGCCTTCATGAACCAGGAGATTACCAAAGCATTTCACGTCAGGAAGGCCAATCGGATAAAAGAGTGTCTCAGCAAAGGGACATTCTCAG ATGTGACATTTAGGTTGGATGATGGAGCCATCAGCGCCCACAAACCGTTGCTGATCTGTAGCTGCAGGTGGATGGCTGCCATGTTTGGGGGCTCATTTGTGGAAAGCGCCAACAGCGAG GTATATCTCCCGAACATAAACAAGATGTCAATGCAAGCAGTATTGGATTATCTTTATACCAAGCAGTTGTCACCTAACTTGGACCTGGACCCACTGGAATTAATTGCCTTGGCAAACAGATTTTGCCTGCCACACTTGGTTGCCCTTGCAG aGCAGTATGCTGTTCAGGAGCTGACCAAGGCTGCGATGAGTGGTGTGGGCATTGATGGGGAAGTGCTCTCGTATTTGGAATTGGCCCAG TTCCACAACGCCCACCAGTTGGCCGCCTGGTGTTTGCACCACATCTGCACCAACTACAACAGTGTTTGTTCCAAGTTCCGCAAGGAGATCAAATCGAAGTCCGCAG ACAACCAGGAGTACTTTGAGCGGCACCGCTGGCCCCCCGTGTGGTACCTGAAGGAAGAAGACCACTACCAGCGAGTGAAAAGAGAACGGGAGAAGGAAGACATTGCACTAAACAAACATCACTCAAGACGAAAGTGGTGCTTCTGGAATTCGTCTCCAGCAGTCGCCTGA